In a single window of the Pirellulales bacterium genome:
- the hemC gene encoding hydroxymethylbilane synthase encodes MNSSILRIGTRGSELASWQANWVAEQLRAQGVQCELVKIATRGDQLPHASIEAIGTLGVFTKELQKALLDGRIDVSVHSLKDLPTEPVKALALSAVPERESPMDVLVSRNNIPLKQLPKAARIGTGSLRRMSQLRHIRPDLQLSDIRGNVDSRLRKLDDGQYDALILAEAGLKRLGLAGRITEVLSPDQMLPAVGQGALGLETRAHDTAAREAVARIDDLASHQAVLAERTLLATLRGGCLAPVGAWGRLEDDGRLKLTACVLSRNGTKRLFGEHLGNAADAVQIGRQVAEDLLAEGAGAFIEAARATG; translated from the coding sequence ATGAATTCATCAATCCTTCGCATCGGTACGCGCGGCAGCGAGTTGGCCTCCTGGCAAGCCAACTGGGTGGCTGAGCAGCTACGCGCGCAAGGTGTGCAATGCGAATTGGTGAAGATTGCCACTCGCGGCGACCAACTACCACACGCATCGATCGAAGCCATTGGCACCCTGGGAGTTTTCACCAAAGAGTTACAAAAAGCGTTGCTCGACGGGCGGATCGATGTTTCGGTTCACAGCCTGAAGGATCTCCCGACCGAGCCGGTCAAGGCACTGGCCCTGTCAGCCGTTCCTGAGCGAGAGTCGCCGATGGATGTTTTGGTCAGCCGCAACAACATCCCGCTCAAGCAACTCCCCAAAGCGGCGCGGATCGGCACAGGCAGCCTGCGGCGAATGAGCCAGTTGAGACACATTCGGCCCGACTTGCAGCTTTCGGATATCCGCGGCAACGTTGATTCTCGGCTCAGAAAACTCGACGATGGCCAATACGATGCTCTCATTCTGGCGGAAGCAGGGCTAAAGCGGTTGGGGCTGGCTGGCCGAATTACCGAAGTATTGTCGCCCGATCAGATGTTGCCGGCGGTTGGCCAAGGCGCATTGGGGCTAGAAACACGCGCCCACGATACAGCCGCTCGCGAAGCCGTCGCGCGAATCGATGATTTGGCTTCGCACCAGGCCGTTTTGGCAGAGCGCACCCTGTTGGCAACCTTGCGTGGCGGCTGCCTGGCGCCTGTGGGAGCATGGGGACGCCTTGAGGACGACGGCCGGCTCAAGCTGACGGCCTGTGTACTAAGCCGCAACGGTACGAAACGCTTATTTGGCGAGCATTTAGGAAATGCTGCCGATGCTGTGCAAATTGGACGCCAAGTGGCAGAAGATTTGCTGGCGGAAGGGGCTGGGGCGTTCATTGAGGCCGCTCGCGCTACAGGCTAG